The DNA sequence tgtgatttgtgagaagatacaTTCAGAAAGATCAGGAAGAATATCGTGTATTTTGTACAGGTATCCTTTACCTGTGTTTGGTGGATTCGTCCATTTTCAGACGAAATACGTGACAGATGAAGCGAGTATGCAGGaaatattttcaatgtatattgagaATCGCCGGTGAATATCGTGCATCGAGTTGTATATTGAGTTCGAGCAATCTGAAGTGGACCGAAATATTGAAGTCGAAGATTATGATAGTGGTAGCGATGAGGACTTTGAAAGTAACTATGAGATCGTTGGTCCAAGTGAAAACGAAGATGGAGCTGACGGCCCCATGAACCCAGATGTGGCGGAGGTTGCTAATGCACTAGCAAACTCGCATCCGTTTCAGGAGCCTTCTTTCATGCGGTCGTTGGATTTGGAAGCGATGAATGCAGCTGAGTTTCCCCAATATATGAATGCAGGTATGCCGTTTGTTACCATACCATttgattaatatattaattactaGTTCTCTATGTAGATAGAATAGGGAATGTAAAGACTATTATAGGAGAATTTAGGAGAATTTTATttgttaagatatatatatatatatatgtatgtatgtatgtaatgaTTATTTATGAATATATATTTCCTACGGTGTGATTGTGGCAGAGCTTCCTGTTGTGGTAGACGGTGAATTTACGGTGGGGATGGAATTCAGTTCAAGGGAGGAAGTAATCAAGGCAATGAAAGACTATACCATCCGTAGAGGGGTAGACTATCGGGTTTATGATATGTCGGAACCGACGACATTCTATGCTAAATGTACACATTATGGCAAAGGTTGTGATTGGCTGATCAGGGTTACGAAAATGCAGAAGAAGTACTACTGGGagataaggaggtacaatggTAGTCACACTTGTACCCGGTCGACAATTTCTCAAGACCATTTGAAACTGGACTCCAAGACAGTTGCAGAAGCAATTAAGCCGTTGGTAGAGGTTGACCCATCTTTGAAGGTGAAATCAGTCATTGCGGAAGTCCAGTCGAAGTTTAACTACACCATCAGCTATAGGAAAGCTTGGTTAGCAAAGCAGAAGGTGGTTGAGTCAATTTTCGGAGGTTGGGAGGCATCGTATAAAGCTTTAcccatatggtttgaggccatgtgtcacaagGAGCCGTCAGCAGTGGTTCACTTTGAAACAATGGATGCGTACCAGGGGGATGACTTGGTTCCTGATATCCGTGTACTACATAgagtcttctggagttattacccttgtATTAGGGCCTTCAGACATTGCAAGCCAGTAGTGCAGGTGGACGGAACTCATTTGTATGGTAAATACAAGGGTTGTTTGTTGGTTGCAGTCTCACAAGATGGTAATAACAACATcgtgcctattgcatttgccATAGTGGAGGGGGAGACCTCTGATGCATGGTACTTTTTTCTAAGTAACCTTCGTCAACATGTGGTCACACGTGATGGTGTCAGACTTATCTCTGATCGACACGATTCTATCAGGTCAGCTATTGATCGGAGTAATGGGGCTTGGTCTCCTCCCAAAGCTTTCCATATGTTCTGTATCCGGCATATTGAGTCGAATTTCTTGAGAAAGTTCAAGGCACCGTACCTGCAGAAGCTCATCGTCAATATCGGTAAGTTTAATTACGCGGTTGATTTCCACTGTTTACTAAGTAAATTTGGCTCGATAGAACGTGATTCATTGATGATGGTTTTTTATCGTAGGGTATTCGAGGACGATACGGGAGTACCAGATGCGCTATGAACGATTAAAAGAACGGGGTGAGGCTTACACCAACTGGCTTGACCGCATCCCACGTGAGCAGTATGCTTTGGCATTCGATGGTGGATACAGATGGGGACATATGACCACCAATCTTGTGGAGTGCATCAACTCCGTGctgaagggtgcacgcaatctcCCGGTCACTACGCTTGTTAAGGCTACATTTTACAGACTAAATGAGTTGTTCACTAGGAAAAGAGCCGAGGCTGAGGCTCGAATTAATGCTGGACATGTGTTCTTTGAGATGGTCACCTCGAAGCTGCATGCAAACCAGCGAGCATCGGGAAACATACAGGTGAGCTGTTTTGACAGAGAACATGAAGTCTTCGAAGTTCGTGAGATGCCTAATGGGGTTGAGTATGCAGTTGACCTACGCCAACAGCGGTGCGACTATGGTGAATTCCAGGTTGACCGAATTCCGTGTCGACATGTTCTAGCTTGTTGTGCAAATCAGCGGTTGGATTGGCAAGTATATGTTCATGACGTATACAAGATGGATTCAGTTCGAAGAGTATACAGGGCGAGGTTTAGACCACTGGAAAATCCTACAACGTGGCCTGCGTATCGTGGTCCACGATTCGTTGGCAATCCGTTCCTCAGACGGGTGGCCAAAGGTCGGCCTAAGATGACCcgcttcttgaatgagatggacacccGCATGTTGCGTGGTCCAAGGAGATGCAAGCAATGCGGTGCCGAGGGCCACAGCCGGAGTAGATGTCGTCAGCGAGGTGGTCCAAGTGCGGGGGCACCCGGAGAGTAGAAGTGACTattgttaattttcattttaatttacgTTGCTGCCTGACATTCGCAGTTTGATATATCGTAAGGAAGTGACTATTGTTATATTTATTGCTAGATGTATTAAATTTAAACCAGTTTGACATTCGcagtttcatatttttttatccttttaaatATGGATTCACATAGTAACATCATATAGTATACAAATATGGATTCACATAGTAACATCACATAGTAATTTATTATCTCATTTTACACCATAAATTATATATAAgaattgatatttaattattattaatatatttttgaaaatatgtatttaatttttaattttatttctataatagtataataaatatagattaattaacaaattattgaaaattaaaataatagttcgttaaatatataaaaaaaataaaaatatctataatAGTTGTAACATCAATCAAAGTAACAACAATGTAAGTAATAGAACCAATCCAAAAACAGCAATACCAAATACTAACAGCAAACTAACTAAACTAAGTAATACAATGTCCCTAATTTTATACACAGTCAACATTAAATAGTGTCAAAGGACCGTCCATCTCCTTGCAGTCGACGCGAGTTGCCCTACACAATGATCTATACAGGTGCGCAAGGCATGCCGAACCCCAACTAAACTGTATGATCCCCGAGAAGTTACGGAGCAACGGCAGAAATTTCCAGTGCACCGCTGCACCAAACTTATCTCCAAACAAAATAGTACCAAACAACAACATTATGTGACACTTTACATACATCTGAATGTGAAAATCATCAGTCAACACTATGCGTTCTTTCAAACGCCTAAACCAAGTCAACTTTATAAAACTTCCTCTACATTCTTTTATCGTCGGCGCAACTCCAAAATGGTGCAAGCACTCAGCTTCCATCGCCTCAAAAGAACTCATGGTTGGTCCTGTAACCGGAAGACCATTTGTCGGGAGACCGAAAATTATTGCCACATCCTCCAATGTCACCGCACACTCACCAACTGGAAAATGAAATGTGTGCGTCTCAGGACGCCATCTCTCAATCAGAGCATTAATCATTGCTGATTGACACTGAATTACCCCAATTTGAGAAACATAATAGAAACCCGTCTCCCGTAAATGAGCCTCAACAATTTGGTTATACGGATCAGGCAGCTTCAAATGATCACATACCAACAAGCGTGAACCTTACAAAATCACAGTTCCTTTATGAATTCCAGCATAATAAGTatattaacaataatataatttCTCTTACATGTCCCTACTTACAATAATATAATCTGCCTATCAAACATACATACATTTGTAAACATACAAATTAATAAATATGCCTAATTATTTGTCTAAATTATActcagttaataataataataataataataataataataataataataataattaacattACCTATGGACAATAtcgataataataatagtaatatcgttaataataataataataatcatgctaataattaattacatttattcacggataataataataataataataacaataataaaccgataataataataataataataataataataataataataaaatttttcattaacCTCcacggataataataataataataataataataataataataataataataataataataataataataataaaatttttcgtTACTGTTACTCcacggataataataataataataataataataataataataataataataataaaagaaattaaattttaaattttaaatttatatacagATCTTCATTTCATTTCAACATATTATTcaataaattcaaatcaaataaaaaacctAACATTTATTATCTATTGTGAAAGCTTTAAAGGGATAaacactaactaactaattaactcaaGTTTAATTTCTATGTCTAATATCTAACAGTAATCATAACCATATCATACATATATATCATTAACAGTaaccatatacatatatatatatatatatatatatatatatatatattattaatctcTACTTAGtgctataataatatatattattattaaaaacagTAAAATTTTATcactattattatttaattattaaattaaaatattaaaaatagaaactTACATAATTAGAATGTCCAAAATAATTAACAATATGAAGCTCTGGTTGATTTACATCtttgatttttcttcttttgggcattttttcaaatttttctggTGTTTCTAGTGGTCCAACAATGGTGGTGGGGTTGGGAAACACAAAGGAAAAGAGATGAGAGTGATGGAgaacaaagagagagaagaagagatgaGGGTGAAAGGGAAAGCTGAAGTTATGAAGTTGGGATATTAACTTGCTTCTTTTCAACCAAACCGACGGAGGAATGGCTTGCATGCACGCCACCTGGCATGGTGCAGCAAATCGGTCCCAGGGATTTGCTTCCCTCCGATTACTAGAAATCGGTCCGTCCGATTTTGGAGTCCTAAATCGGTCCGTCCGATTTTAGTTATGCCGCCATCACAACTCGGTGATACACCCAATTCCCCCATAAGCCTGTTATACACAATCGTTActtccatattaaaattaaaaaactctGCGTACGATGACTCaacaagtataaagaaaaggataaTGATATTTAAGAAAGAAAATTGATGCCCTCTCCATCTTGGTTTACAATGCACTTCCGAAACCATATTCATTGATTTTTCCTGTTGTTTTGGATAAGAATAATCGCTCCATAATACCAATTAAAGAGTTCACTACGTTACTAGCTCAATCAAGCTTAACGGATATATTATTATGAACTCAGTAATTCGTAACGTTCTCAAATCATGGCATTGAAAAGGTACATTAAAAGTAGAAAATGTTTATAGATAGTTACATCCAAGATTCTGAAAACTGAACTGGTCATCGAATCGCTCTAGTTATTGGTTTATTAGTTCGTTGGTTTAACCGATTTAACCGTAATTCAATCGAAATaatcattttataataaaataataattaaaatataaataaacatactatgatataatataaactttaaaatattattcaaattatACAACTATTTAACTTAATTCATACATTTTTCAGAATCATAACACTACCACAACCAATACAAATACAAATTAATTGATACCCTAATAATCAATTTTTTCCAGtactactgtttttttttttacatacttATGATACCCATTTATCCATAAGAACCTAGAAATTCAAAAGGAAAATACAAATACTAAAGTCAAATAATTCATTACATTCATTGagagatttttttaatttcttttaggcATTTGATCAAACACCATGTGCATGAGTGCTACAATGACAGAATCTTAATAAGACAACATCAACAACAAGAGTTTCTAGTTTTCACAGGATCAAACACCAGTTGAACTTTTATCATTTTCagtgttaaaataaaaaacataaattcaaattttgtaggtaaaaaaaaaataataacacaacaTCAGAAACAAGAGTTTTCACAGCATCAGTAACAAcaatgaaaatttcaaaaatagcaGTGGAAAAACTAGTAGAACTAGatgagaaacaaaagaaaaacaacaacataataAACAAGGGTTTAAATtctaaatcacaaaataaaacaaattttaaattaaactttaaatggcagcaagaaaaaaaatgtaatataGAAGAAACCAGTACCAGCAAGAATTCACCTTTCATAGCTAAGAGAGATGGAGCACAAACTCGAACATATGAGGGAAAGGGAGCACAAACGAGGGATGGAAATCAATAAATCTATCCACAAAAATAATCACCTTAAACTCTGAAATCAATAAATCTAtcaccaaaaattaaaaaacagcatactcaaaatataaaaaacagcagcagcagattaataaattcatttttagcaataattttgacaacaacacaaaatcaatttctttgattgatttCACATTCAAAAAATCACTAATTATATTCAGAACAGACTTAACAGAGCATAAAAGGAAAAAGTGAAAAGCAGTGCCACTAACCTTCGACGGAGAGCAGGACGACGAAAAGATGATGGCGAGTGACAAGATGATTGCGACACAACGGCTCGAGCCTCGGACAGAGAAACCATGGGAGGATGGACGACATGCCGAGCTAGAAGAGAGGATCTGGTTCGGGACAGGGGAAGGAGGAAGCCGCGGAGGGGCCGATAACCACGAACAGCGGCCGCGTCGTTAAAGAACCTAGAgttttggtttgggttttgatttttgaactttGAAGATTCTAGGTGACATTCACAAAGGAGGGGGTGTTGGGGGAAGGGAGCGTGAGTGATTCAAACGGCGGTGGCTGGACGGAAGTTACGCCGGTGGCTTCGATGATGGTGAGACAAAGGACAACTGGAGAAGAGGGGAGTGCTGCTTCGCGTTCTGCTTCTGCCCATTCTGAAACTGGAGAGTAGAGGCCTAGAGGGGTAATGGTTGGGAAAGTTAGGGTTGGAAAAGGAAAATGCTGCCGTTTTTGGGAAAATTTCAAAAACCGACCGAGTCACGGTTCGGTTTGACTGACCGGTTCTCGATCGGTTTGATGGTCCAAATTCGGTTTCTCAATCTTTCGGTTTTGGCTTCTGTCTGAACCGTATTTATTAGTGGTTTACAGTTTGACCGGTTTGTCTGGCCGGTTCGaatcgattttcagaaccttggttacATCAGAAAAgtgtaataaagaaaaaaaaaaaagaaaatttagcaGGTAACACTTTTTCACACTATCACCTAAGAATACTATTAAGTTAAGTATCAGAGTGTTTTTGTAAGTTGCCCTCCCGGCCTAGTTTCAACTCAAGTTAGGATTTCAACGACTCATCAATTCGTAAACTTTGCAACTGGTACAGACATTTGGTGCCATCTGTAGGGATCCTAAGAAGTTGGCACCATGGTTGATCGAGAAGTTAAAGTACATTACACTGTTCACCATATAACACTGAACACTCCTTTCAAGGAATAACAAAATGAGGATGATGGACATGAGACTGAGATTACTCCCGAtcccaatgtgagagagcatcaGCATCAAAGCCCTCCAGGTTTTGAATGTCGAGAAGTTCAAAACACTGGAGGTTGGTATTTCATTGGCTTATGGGAAAATTATGTCCATACAATGCAGGAAATACATCATCAAGTGCAAGAACTGGAACAACACCTGGCAGAATGATCGTTGTCTCAATAATATCAGTTTCAAAGTCAAACAATAAGAGATTGGGCATAATAGTCATGATAGGAGAACCCTGAAGCGGGGCAAAGACAACATCAGGAGGATGATCGTCGTCGTTACCTCTCATCTCAAAGGAATAGGAGGGAGTCTCCCTGACGTGAAAAAGGACGTCGTGATCCACAGAAAAGGGCAAGGCCTGAATCTTGTTCAGCCCAGTCTGAAAAGGAGGCAGGATAGGATGGAGTCTCACCAACGTGATGAAGGATGTTATGATCCAGAGAAGAGGGCAAGAACTGAATCCTATTTAGCCCAGTCTAAAAGGAGGCGGGCTCTGCAAAAGAGCCCAAGTCCTAAAAGGCATTGGAATACTCGAGAGCATGTAATCATGGGGCAGACTCCATTTTCCCTACATGTTCTTCAAGTTTGGTTGCCAAAGAATTTTGACAAGCCAACAAATTTAGAGTTTGAGGGAAAATTGGATCCTCAGGAGCAAATAGATACTTTTGAGGCTAGAATGATCTTGAAGGAAGTTGGGGATGCTATACTATGTAAAGATATTCTAGTGACATTATCTGGCCTAACAATGGCATGGTTTAAACACCCTACTTTCTGTgtctatattttcttttgttgATATAAGGACAAAGTTTCTTACACATTTCACCACCAAAAGAATTCATGCTAAGCACCCAATATCGCTAAGTGTGGAGCAGAGAATGGGAGAAAGCATTTGAGATTACTTGGATCACTTTAACAAGGCATTGTTGGAGGTTAACACAAAA is a window from the Arachis hypogaea cultivar Tifrunner chromosome 17, arahy.Tifrunner.gnm2.J5K5, whole genome shotgun sequence genome containing:
- the LOC112763610 gene encoding uncharacterized protein; its protein translation is MDDRVILKIYCGGQILLETYEGVQFVCQNPVDVVIPFTLSLDELKGVICEKIHSERSGRISCILYRYPLPVFGGFVHFQTKYVTDEAMDRNIEVEDYDSGSDEDFESNYEIVGPSENEDGADGPMNPDVAEVANALANSHPFQEPSFMRSLDLEAMNAAEFPQYMNAELPVVVDGEFTVGMEFSSREEVIKAMKDYTIRRGVDYRVYDMSEPTTFYAKCTHYGKGCDWLIRVTKMQKKYYWEIRRYNGSHTCTRSTISQDHLKLDSKTVAEAIKPLVEVDPSLKVKSVIAEVQSKFNYTISYRKAWLAKQKVVESIFGGWEASYKALPIWFEAMCHKEPSAVVHFETMDAYQGDDLVPDIRVLHRVFWSYYPCIRAFRHCKPVVQVDGTHLYGKYKGCLLVAVSQDGNNNIVPIAFAIVEGETSDAWYFFLSNLRQHVVTRDGVRLISDRHDSIRSAIDRSNGAWSPPKAFHMFCIRHIESNFLRKFKAPYLQKLIVNIGYSRTIREYQMRYERLKERGEAYTNWLDRIPREQYALAFDGGYRWGHMTTNLVECINSVLKGARNLPVTTLVKATFYRLNELFTRKRAEAEARINAGHVFFEMVTSKLHANQRASGNIQVSCFDREHEVFEVREMPNGVEYAVDLRQQRCDYGEFQVDRIPCRHVLACCANQRLDWQVYVHDVYKMDSVRRVYRARFRPLENPTTWPAYRGPRFVGNPFLRRVAKGRPKMTRFLNEMDTRMLRGPRRCKQCGAEGHSRSRCRQRGGPSAGAPGE